A portion of the Solea senegalensis isolate Sse05_10M linkage group LG17, IFAPA_SoseM_1, whole genome shotgun sequence genome contains these proteins:
- the LOC122784178 gene encoding melanocortin-2 receptor accessory protein 2A-like: MSDFHNRSQTSARRGDYVWQYEYYDDEEPVSFEGLKAHRYSIVIGFWVGLAVFVIFMFFVLTLLTKTGAPHQENPDSSEKRQQPGNCLGDIGGPQEENEKAFSQPLLTAPRSYFHFYISEEDQCEGKQKPEDKGAGKHTRAGAQQGNCSQPRGISCLGVDDMEEDVDEGGGHQTHKGLKGESQRDREHASLSHFSIPNFVNLEHSSTLGEDDLEYEPPVITEHQSHSRDVHCDIP; this comes from the exons ATGTCGGACTTCCACAACCGGAGTCAAACCAGCGCACGTCGGGGAGACTACGTGTGGCAGTATGAATATTATGACGACGAGGAGCCCGTGTCCTTTGAAGGTCTTAAAGCGCACAGAT ACTCCATTGTCATCGGTTTCTGGGTAGGACTCGCcgtgtttgtcattttcatgttCTTTGTGCTCACGCTGCTCACCAAGACAGGAGCACCACATCAAGA AAATCCAGACTCTTCCGAAAAGCGACAACAACCCGGGAACTGTCTGGGCGACATCGGCGGCCCCCAGGAGGAAAACGAAAAAGCCTTCTCGCAGCCGCTGCTCACGGCACCACGCTCGTACTTTCACTTCTACATCAGCGAGGAGGATCAGTGCGAGGGGAAGCAAAAGCCAGAGGACAAGGGAGCCGGGAAGCACACGAGGGCTGGAGCCCAGCAGGGGAACTGCAGCCAACCCCGAGGAATCAGCTGCTTGGGCGTGGATGATATGGAGGAGGATGTGGACGAAGGTGGTGGACACCAAACTCACAAGGGCCTAAAGGGGGaaagtcagagagacagagaacacGCCTCCTTGTCTCACTTCAGCATCCCCAACTTTGTGAATTTGGAGCACAGTTCAACGCTGGGGGAGGATGATTTGGAGTATGAGCCGCCCGTCATCACGGAGCACCAGTCGCACTCCAGGGATGTGCACTGTGACATCCCTTAA
- the ripply2 gene encoding protein ripply2: METYTSNGFTSLFPGNNNVTQQQSRLWRPWTGKEEKTDAHTIHSVHGDVCDAKSSKTPQISHPVKLYWPKSKCFDYLYQDAEMLLRNYPVQATICPYEDSSSDEDSDEDDDYDEEEMDKELN; encoded by the exons ATGGAGACTTACACTTCTAACGGATTTACCTCTCTTTTCCCTGGAAACAACAATGTCACCCAACAACAGTCCCGTCTGTGGAGACCGTGGACtgggaaagaggagaaaacgGACGCGCACACG ATTCACTCGGTGCATGGAGACGTTTGTGATGCAAAGAGCTCCAAAACTCCACAGATCTCACACCCAGTCAA GCTGTATTGGCCAAAGTCGAAATGCTTCGACTACCTGTACCAAGACGCAGAGATGCTGCTGCGCAACTACCCGGTCCAAGCGACAATCTGTCCCTATGAGGACTCCAGCAGCGACGAAGACAGCGATGAAGATGACGATTACgatgaggaggagatggacaAGGAGCTGAACTGA